TTTCCGTGTCGTGTTGTACCGATAATATACTCTTCAAAGGGATCGATAAAAAAATCTTCGATCGGCTTATCTAGCTTATAAGAAGTAAACCGGAGTAATTTCGTATCGACTTTGTAAAGCTTTGGACTGTTACGAAGGGTAAAAATCGCTTCATCTTTGCTATACAACTCATATAAAGCACTTATTTTTCCCTTCACATCATACATTTTGACAGGTTTTAAATTGTTTCTTTCAAATACGACCACCCGCTCAGGAAGCAAACAGGTAGCAAAAAGATATTTACTGTCTCGACTCAAAGAGATATTGCGAAGGTTGACACATGCTCTTATTTTTTCTTCCAATCTTCCATGTTCCAAGCTATAGTGCCCTATCCATCCATCCCGTGTAGGAATATAGAAGTTTTTTCCATCCAATGTATACTTGAGGCCACCATGCACATTTTTAAAAGTAAATTTGTCTAAAACTTTTTCGTTCTCCATCACCCATACTCTGTTTGCTCCTCGCTCTACAACTAACGTGACATTTTCTATATTTGTGATACCCAGATTTTTTTTAGAATTGGAGAATACTTTTTTGCTTTGTACGATATCCTCTTTTGACCAGGTAATATTTTTCGCAGGTGTTCTGAGATAGCGAACAATGGCTTCGATCTCTTGATCGCTTAAAAATGAGAATTTGGGCATCAGTGTTTGTGGTAAAGAGTTTTTAATAATGGCATGGAGTTTCTTATCATTAAGACGTTTGATAAATTGTGGTAAAAGGGGTGGTGCCGAAATGCCTTGTCGTTCTTTCCCGTGGCATACAGCACAATATTTCTGATAGCTGTCATATCCCTTGTTTTTGAAGTTCTTTGCTTCTAGTTCATGAATCAATGGTGAAGCTGGTAAAAAAGTGAGCAAAAAAAGCAGCAATACAACCTGTTTCATAATAACTCCTCTATGAGGAGCAAGAACTACCAAGACCTCTTGGCACTTCTCACTCATCGATATTATAACACTGAAAGATTAGCCGGGCCTTAGCCCGGTCAATCTTAGTAGATATCGTATTTTGTATTGAAGACGTTGAATTTTCCTGTCGGAGTTCGTACCCAATCTCCTGTGATCGCTTTTTTGAGTTTGAGTTTTTCAGCATCGTATACCAAGATCGCA
This region of Nitratiruptor sp. YY08-10 genomic DNA includes:
- a CDS encoding cytochrome D1 domain-containing protein, with protein sequence MKQVVLLLFLLTFLPASPLIHELEAKNFKNKGYDSYQKYCAVCHGKERQGISAPPLLPQFIKRLNDKKLHAIIKNSLPQTLMPKFSFLSDQEIEAIVRYLRTPAKNITWSKEDIVQSKKVFSNSKKNLGITNIENVTLVVERGANRVWVMENEKVLDKFTFKNVHGGLKYTLDGKNFYIPTRDGWIGHYSLEHGRLEEKIRACVNLRNISLSRDSKYLFATCLLPERVVVFERNNLKPVKMYDVKGKISALYELYSKDEAIFTLRNSPKLYKVDTKLLRFTSYKLDKPIEDFFIDPFEEYIIGTTRHGKDLRVYDIKTLKEVFQAPIEGMPHLFSATYWYKDGKFYFATPHLRKPYITIWQMYDWKLVKKINVGGDGFFVKTHPQSDYLWVDNGSDQLILVDKAKYTIKKIVPRKNKRYIHTEFSGDGKYAYLSIYEPNGDLLVWQTDTFKELKDYKANVPVGKYNFINKNRKFYPRLFGLSIFKEKCWGCHHQTAMAFGPPFAQIAKQRSDEEMMAQITDPEHTYKYLGYKRNAMPAFHLSPKELRCIVDYIKSFKDK